CGTGAAGACACGCGCATAAGACTGAACACTATAATGTCAGAAAAGATTTCATTTCACTAAAAAGGAACCGACTTTTACAAGCTTTTGAGAAGATGTCGTTACCTTGAATCTAATCGCCTCGTAAGTTCCATAGACAGCACCTGAGAGATTTAATTCACCACAAGATTGTAATTTGTATCATCGCAATTGGGATTTAGGGTTTTTTTTTCCAGAAAATTGTACCTACAGCGCCGCCAACTGCGCCGCCGATTGCAGCTCCGGCAACGACTTTGGTTAAACAATCTTTCGCCATCTTTCAATAACGTTGCGGTGGTTGTCTTCGCCGCTTTTATGTTTTTTTTTTTTTTGGACAATCGATTTTTGCCTGTAACACCGACTTCTTAGAGCACCCTCAACCCAAATACCCAACTTGGGTTTCTTAATTTTTTTTTTTTTTTTTTTTTTTCAACATTCGGTCTTAATTCTTAAAACCTTTTTTCACTTTCAATCTCTCATTGTTGAGATCTTGACACGTGTTCAAGTCTTAGGCCCGTGCAGATTACGTGTCTTGGGTTATAAACTAAACGGCCCATTAAAACTGAAGCCACATGTGTTTGGTTGCCAATCGCGGGCCGCCACGTTTCAGTGGGGCCCGCGAAACAGTAAAAAAATCCCTTATTTCGGGACAGAAGACACGGTCTCAACACTTTTAGTGAGGCCCACACCACCTTTTCCCCTTAAAACCCACCTTGCATACCCGTTTAATCCTGCTCTTACAATAGCCAAATTTAAACCGGGGCTACTTGAGTGAATCTGACCGGTTTACCCAGATCACTAGTAACCCGCCCGGCTCGAGTGGGTCTAAGTCTGACACAACCCGGCGCGTTAATTGTTTTCTCATTGATAAAAAAAATATTTTCCCAGTCTAGCAATTTATTAAAAAATATATTCATATTGTGTCATAATATAATTTGTTTTTTAGAAAATTTTGTGTCATAATATAATTATATTTATTAGATATTGTGTGAATAATTAAATTATGAAGTCTTTCGTTATTGATTGAATTATATCTAGTTTATATGTTAAATGATATTTTTGAACTAACAAAATTTTAAATTATTGCTAAACAATCTACATTGTGAAACATATAGAGTAGTAGTGTTATTTAGACACTACTTACATTTAGTTGCAAAATGTATGAAACATAACTTCAAGAAAAGGTTTTGTTTTTTTAGAAATATCTTGTTTTACGGCAGGCTTAATCTTGTATTTATCATGTATCCAACATGCATTTGCTCCGGTTCTAATCTATCAGTATTAAAAACAAAATAGGGAGAAAATATTAGTTTACATATGGCAATGAAAACTTATCATCATTGCGGCCAGCCACAACTAAGGAAATGAGGAGATGTTAATATAGAGAACCCAGGTTCAAGTGGATTATTACAATGAAAGAATGTGAGAGTTTGTCATGGTGGATTATTATATGCAATTTTGCAATTTTGATGCATCTTTTGATAAAACCATGTTTCGTGGGCTAAATATTCTGCCTTTGCTTGGGGTCACATATTGTTCAAAGCCGGCTCTAGTCCCTCCTCTAAAGCATATAAACCATCTGCCTTAGGCCCCATGTCATGCAAAATTAAACAAACCACATTTTAAAACATCATGTGTAGTTTAGCTTTAGATGGTTGTAAGCAGGTAAATGACACTCATGTCTTAAATTCAATTCACTTTAAACACTTCATTTTAATTTTTCCAAATAAAACTTTTCATTTTGTTAATATTTCATTATTTTATAAGAGCTACATATTTGATATTTTACATGTCTTAAGCCTCTTAATTATATGGAATGGCACTAGGCATGATCACCCACCCAATCTTTCGAATGTGTGGATGGGACAGAATATGATAGTTTGCTATGGGTTATGCAATCAGTTTGGACTCTCAAGTGTCTTTGAAGAGAATTGCTTTCATTAATACAAGTCACTCATTCAACTCTATATTGAATCTCAGATTAGAAAGATTTTTAATCAGAAATTGAAGCAACTACTGATATCATCTATTGTTTTTATGTGTTTAATATTGTCAAACACCTAAGCTGTGGCATGAATGATGAGGTCAAAAAGCTATGCAGCTTCGAAAAAACTAAAAAAGAACAAGTTGTAGCGAGTTTGATTGGGCACCAAGTCACGGTATATTAATAATAATCAGAAAGGTGAGGCAACTACTGCTACGAGCAAATCAAAAGGACATGTCTCATTATAGAACTTGAGAACGTCGGAAATTTTAATATTTGTTCCACAACATGGAAAACACCAACTTCTTTTTTCTGTCGTATACTTGACCAGAAAACTAGCAAATAATGCTTTT
The DNA window shown above is from Brassica oleracea var. oleracea cultivar TO1000 chromosome C3, BOL, whole genome shotgun sequence and carries:
- the LOC106332452 gene encoding reactive oxygen species modulator 1-like, which produces MAKDCLTKVVAGAAIGGAVGGAVGAVYGTYEAIRFKVPGLMKIRYIGQTTMGSAAIFGLFLGAGSLIHCGK